Proteins encoded in a region of the Bacillus sp. SM2101 genome:
- a CDS encoding alpha/beta hydrolase, which translates to MDKQIELFRSEKKKSEYLQIYDRALSQLTTPFTSKYIGTNFGNTHVIRCGKENSPKLLMLHSMGFTSIAWHENLEGLSKQFDIYCIDLIGEPNRTESNRIKITLTDYLQWLVEVLDALNLEKTNLVGWSYGGFLVTAFAMNFPNRIERVVTMSPAGTISPLTISFYIKLLPALFSGKDKKINQFLKWISGKDNNNYPNPAFLLFTVGMKNFKGWARGTKIIVYSDDDFMKLKVPYLLLIGDKDPIYKKEIHNQLIDKFNNISPNIKASIIGGTHGFPMQKSEVVNKKIISFLTN; encoded by the coding sequence ATGGATAAACAGATTGAACTTTTCAGAAGTGAAAAAAAGAAATCCGAGTATCTACAAATATATGATCGAGCCTTATCTCAACTAACTACACCATTTACAAGCAAGTATATTGGAACAAACTTTGGTAATACTCACGTTATCCGCTGTGGAAAGGAAAATAGTCCGAAGTTATTGATGTTACATAGCATGGGATTCACCTCCATTGCTTGGCATGAAAATTTAGAAGGGCTCTCTAAGCAATTTGATATTTATTGTATTGACTTAATCGGAGAACCAAATAGGACAGAAAGTAACAGAATAAAAATAACTCTAACAGACTATTTACAATGGTTAGTAGAAGTACTAGATGCATTAAACTTGGAAAAAACCAATCTGGTTGGTTGGTCATATGGAGGATTTTTAGTAACTGCCTTTGCAATGAATTTTCCTAACCGTATTGAGAGAGTTGTAACAATGTCTCCGGCAGGAACTATTTCACCTTTGACTATTAGTTTTTATATAAAGCTCCTTCCTGCATTATTTAGTGGGAAAGATAAAAAAATCAATCAATTTTTAAAATGGATAAGTGGCAAGGATAATAATAATTATCCTAACCCTGCTTTTTTATTGTTTACTGTAGGAATGAAGAATTTCAAAGGATGGGCAAGAGGTACAAAAATTATCGTATATTCAGATGATGATTTTATGAAACTTAAAGTACCTTATTTACTTTTAATTGGAGATAAAGATCCTATTTATAAAAAAGAAATACATAATCAACTTATAGACAAATTCAACAATATTAGCCCCAATATTAAAGCAAGTATAATTGGTGGAACACACGGATTCCCAATGCAGAAATCTGAAGTTGTAAATAAAAAAATAATCTCATTCCTTACGAACTAA
- a CDS encoding serine hydrolase domain-containing protein has translation MKKIILGIFLIICLFFSAMNNVEAKNAIENVDLVQLEEYIEQEMNKHKIPGMAFVLIANAEPVYMKGFGSQKIGSDIKVDGQTNFGLASVSKSMTALAVAQLAEQGLLDVDATVVEYLPWFVSQNQELSKQVTIRQLLQHSSGIPTNSYGLEIEDSSNYGLERQVKRIREIKLVSVPGENFEYSNFNYWTLGLIIEKVSGMNYQEAMNKLVFQPMGMERTGFYTKVSNLNNLSVGHRLEGGKNKPFDYTDPYPTVAAGGIYSNAQDIGRYITTLLHDGQYKGRQVIPSEAVRELFMETFSISDNEQYGYGWEISQEANTKVIDHGGDNPNFTADVYLFPDYSLGFALLSNSQNDVTHSISENIKNNILGKKLEQAASWKEDEYQLAKVILFVASGLLGLITLYVLSMVWRFRQFKLVFTMKINRIKIIFQLILFPIIFLGAAAVGFYFPIFVIGSYHIAILYAPDLVYSIIVLSSALLLIGLLFIISAFIRSTKYIHHEKGNFIVTK, from the coding sequence GTGAAAAAAATAATATTAGGAATATTCTTAATTATTTGTCTGTTCTTTTCAGCAATGAACAATGTAGAAGCAAAGAATGCGATTGAAAATGTTGATTTGGTTCAATTAGAAGAGTATATAGAACAAGAAATGAACAAGCATAAAATCCCTGGTATGGCCTTTGTGCTAATTGCAAATGCAGAACCTGTTTATATGAAGGGGTTTGGAAGCCAAAAAATTGGAAGCGATATTAAAGTTGACGGGCAGACGAACTTTGGGCTTGCTTCTGTATCTAAGTCGATGACTGCCTTGGCCGTTGCGCAATTAGCTGAACAGGGCTTGCTGGATGTTGATGCGACCGTGGTAGAGTACTTGCCATGGTTTGTTTCTCAAAATCAAGAACTTTCAAAACAGGTGACTATTCGTCAATTGTTGCAACACAGTAGTGGGATTCCAACCAACTCATATGGACTTGAAATTGAAGATAGTTCAAATTATGGATTAGAAAGACAAGTAAAAAGAATTAGAGAAATTAAACTTGTTTCTGTACCTGGAGAAAATTTTGAGTATTCTAATTTTAACTATTGGACGCTTGGTCTTATCATTGAAAAAGTATCAGGTATGAATTATCAAGAAGCGATGAATAAGTTAGTATTCCAGCCAATGGGGATGGAACGAACTGGATTTTACACAAAGGTCTCTAATTTAAATAATTTATCTGTAGGTCATCGCTTAGAAGGAGGTAAGAACAAACCATTTGATTATACTGATCCATATCCAACGGTTGCAGCGGGAGGAATATATAGTAATGCGCAAGATATTGGACGTTACATAACTACATTACTACATGATGGACAATATAAGGGACGTCAAGTAATTCCAAGTGAGGCAGTACGCGAATTGTTTATGGAAACCTTCTCTATTTCTGATAATGAACAATATGGTTATGGGTGGGAAATCTCTCAAGAAGCGAATACTAAGGTGATAGATCATGGTGGAGATAATCCTAACTTTACAGCAGACGTGTATTTGTTTCCAGATTACAGTCTTGGGTTTGCCTTACTATCAAATTCCCAAAATGATGTCACTCATTCAATCAGTGAGAATATTAAGAATAACATCTTGGGTAAAAAATTAGAACAGGCAGCATCGTGGAAAGAAGATGAGTACCAATTAGCGAAGGTTATTTTATTTGTTGCATCGGGATTATTGGGTCTTATAACATTATACGTTTTATCAATGGTGTGGAGGTTTAGACAATTTAAGTTAGTATTTACTATGAAAATAAACAGAATCAAAATAATTTTCCAACTGATTCTATTCCCTATAATATTCCTCGGAGCAGCGGCAGTAGGTTTCTATTTTCCTATATTTGTGATTGGTTCCTATCACATTGCAATATTATATGCACCAGACTTGGTTTATAGCATCATAGTACTTTCAAGCGCTTTACTATTAATCGGACTACTCTTTATCATCAGTGCTTTTATACGTTCAACGAAATATATACATCATGAAAAAGGGAACTTTATAGTGACTAAATGA